The sequence GGGAATACAACATGAGTGAAACTTTTATGACATTTAAAAGAGGGTCCTGTAATACTATAGAACATTAAGTATTTGCTATCTTGGAGAAAGAGCGATACCTCAAAATGTAGGACATCCTTTGCAAATCCAGAAGCTCTCCTTTTTCTAGACCCCTGGGAATCGTGTAAGCTGGTCTTCTGACACTTCCTAGCAGGTGCAACAAGATTAAAAGTGGTCCAATGAATTCACACAGCATCGCGGAGAGAAAAAGCAAGTACCTCTTAGATGAACCTTGTGATTCATTTATAGCATTATGGCATGTTCAAACTAGGCACCATTACTTACAATGTAAAAATAAGAAACTACTACATATCCACCTTAGTGTGTTCTTGGAAGAGTAGCTCTGTTTTTCTGTATGCACCATTATCTCCTCCTCATCTTCCTTCACTTGCTCTTCACATCTTCCATCAAGATATTTAGTCCAGCGGCTGACCAACTTTACCTCTTCCTCCTAGAAAAATTACAGAATGTCTTATCGAGAGTCCTAACTCACTATCCATCTCAGACTAAATGTTCTGTTGCTTTAGTGATGTTTTAATCATAGCAAGAAACCTGataatgattatttttattaataccactgctactactactgtccagccatctcaagTACCAAGAAAAGCTGAATTTGGTGAAGTATGCAAACTGAGATGCATTTATTCTGGTTTTGCTTGTCATGGGGAAGGGCAAGAGCTATGCAGGGCACTAGATGGCTTCTAATTAGTACCCCAGGCTTCTAAGATTTCAATAGGATCTGCCTGTGTTTATTCAAGCCCATCCTCATAACTATTTAAATTGAAAGCACGTATGCTCAGAGAGCTTAATTCTGTGCCCAATCCAGAAGAACTGGGTTCTGGTGAACCATGACCTTTACACAATCCTGCTAATATGCAATTTGCTTCAGTAAAAACAAAGGTTGCCCAATGTCACATGGAGAAATGGGTCCTTACTTAACTAAACAAATGGATAAATTACTGTTATAAACATTTACACAAAAATAAATCTTGAGAGtatcgggggagggggggagctaaACTGTCATCTCCTTTCCTTGATTTGTATTTTAAGGGCTTGTGACTGGTTGTCCTTCAATTTTGGCTTTGAAGATACACTTTATTTAATCCAAAGGGGTTTACCTGCCTGCCCGAATTCTCTTCCAGTTTAACTATTGTGTTCTCaccatctctctttattggtTCTTCTATAGATCTGAAAATAATCAATGCACTTAATGTTATATCactatataaatgtgtgtgttttagagtTCATATGTACTGAAATGTGAGCACAAACTGCAAAGCATCaggtctctctctcacccacatgatcaaggtgtctcccctgccaggtaagtataGAGGCAGAAGACATCACACACTATCTGCTGATTTTCCCCTTGTATATAATGCCCTGAGGAAAATTTGTATCTCCAATTCTTAATTGGCTTCCTGGTCAATCTGCACAGAAAGTGACAGTTGAACTCCTAGCGGAtaaacatctacagtggtacctctggttgcgaacgggatccgttccagagccccatttgcaACCTGAACAGAACGCAATCTGCGTCTGCcccgattcaccgcttctgcgcatgatgtcatttggagcgtctgcgcatgtgcgagcagtgaaacccggaagtaacccgttccgttatttccgggtcgctgcgggatgcaacctgaaaagatttaacccgaagcgtctttaacccgaggtatgactgcatataCTACACAAGCGGTAACCAAATTTGCACAGTTCCAGCTATGTGAACGCACTccaattttaaaatttaatgttgtaaatttctttttatgttgtaaattgCTGCAGGCTACGTTTTACAATTTTAGAGGaaagttttccttttattttctgtCATTCGTTGTAAAGACCTTTACAATGAAAATTGACTTGACTCTCACCCACATCCACACCTTTAGAAAATGCAACTGTGGTAATTAATAATTGTTAATAATGGAACAAAGGAAATCTGATACAACATGCAATGAAAAATGTTAAGATGGTGTGCATAAATCCCGCTAGCCAAATCAGTACCAGAAgacacccactgaaatcaacggaCTTAAGTAACCTTAAGTCCactaattccaatgggtctactccgagtaTGAATTTGCTCAATAACACCCATTATATGCAATTTAGAATGAAAATTATAATGCAAATGTATACAAACACAAGACAGCAAATATTCAATTAATACCATACCTAAGCATTTCCGTAGGTCCCTGCTCTACCTGTCCTTGTAGCAAATTGAGTTTTTGTACATGGCGCCTGCAATCAGATCCAGAACCCTGACCAAAAATCTAAAGTAACAAAAGTTTTGTTAACACTTATTTTCACAGTTCTTTAATGTTATATTGACAAGGAAATAGCATCATAGCTATATCTGAGAGGCCCTAGTTCCAGGGACATTACTTAATAATGGGCGCTTCCTGTTTGTAAATCTGACATATATATACAACCTTTTGCTTTAACAAACTTGCACTGTACATCTTATCACTCCACACTTTAGCAAAGAATGCAGTATA comes from Podarcis raffonei isolate rPodRaf1 chromosome 2, rPodRaf1.pri, whole genome shotgun sequence and encodes:
- the MRNIP gene encoding MRN complex-interacting protein isoform X2, translating into MAQQFQVLRCCFCNVFQVQQMKKSQKWNCKVCDEKQSILKIFGQGSGSDCRRHVQKLNLLQGQVEQGPTEMLRSIEEPIKRDGENTIVKLEENSGRQEEEVKLVSRWTKYLDGRCEEQVKEDEEEIMVHTEKQSYSSKNTLRKCQKTSLHDSQGSRKRRASGFAKDVLHFENRKDSAIVAKKTCGDDTSGNVIPAVKEHLVCQKNKDSESRAAGLSKWEKFLLSGT